The following proteins are encoded in a genomic region of Sparus aurata chromosome 11, fSpaAur1.1, whole genome shotgun sequence:
- the LOC115591017 gene encoding uncharacterized protein C1orf21 homolog — MGCTSAKQVSAVPNDEEGRGKAYSNGDLFTDEYKMKGVEEVKYMRGDENRVNARNQENLEKSNVQHRGKPQKEVAAANIKSNIHTSESQQEFFRMLDEKIEKGRDYCSEGEEEDGT, encoded by the exons ATGGGCTGCACCTCGGCCAAGCAGGTGTCGGCCGTGCCCAACGATGAGGAGGGACGCGGCAAGGCCTACAGCAACGGAGACCTCTTCACTG aTGAATACAAGATGAAGGGAGTGGAGGAGGTGAAGTACATGAGAGGGGATGAAAACCGGGTGAACGCACGCAACCAGGAGAACCTg GAGAAGAGTAATGTGCAGCACAGGGGCAAACCGCAGAAAGAGGTCGCTGCAGCAAACATCAAGTCGAA TATTCACACGTCAGAGAGCCAGCAGGAATTCTTCAGGATGCTGGATGAGAAGATTGAGAAG GGGCGAGACTACTGTTcagaaggggaggaggaagacgggACATAG